The Arenibacter algicola region TAGTAAAATTCTGTTTCGCGGTTCTAGATTATAGGATCTTAACAAATCACTCCGTAAGTGCTCTTGGATAAAGTCTTGGATTACTTTTTCATTGCTATCATTAATAATGACATCATCCAACGATTTGTTGGGGTAGATTCGATACAAAAAGTTGTCCAGCTTTTCATCCAGTAAACGACTCTGGATAGTTGTTTTGGTATTTGTTCTGTTTGACTCATTCAGTGCCTCCGTAAGCTGTTTTGCCACAACATGATGCTGTTTGCTCTTTTCTTCGGCAATAATGGACTCGACCACTTTTTTGAAAAGGGTCATATTACCATTTATCCCGGATTTGACAAGTTTTAAAAGGAGGTCCGCTCTAGCCATTTGATACAAATTTATATAATTCCTAGGACAATCAGCTTTTTTTAGTTTATCCTAGGTTGATTTTTTGTTGGGCCTGCCACCTGCGGAAGTTCAAAAACCTTCCACTTCAAGACTTCCCGAGCTAACCGCTGCGCCGGTTCGCATTCGGGATCTTTTCGTTCCATTTTTTTGAACCCCCTCGCGGCCGCGCAAAAACCCAAGCGGCGGAAAGGCCGCTTGTCTTTTTCTCTCCCTAGTCACAAATTTGAACATTTCCATATTTCCTTCCATTTTTTCAACACCATATTAGACCATTTAAATCTACTATCTAGACCCATTTGAAGCCATATGTATTCATATGTTTTTGAAGTATAACATATTGATAATAAGTTAGTTAAATTCAAAATTAATATGCTAAATTTATCTATGAAACAGATAGCGAGGTGCATTCTAAGTAACTTAGAATTGTCTACTTCTGACGAAGTGTTTTGCTTTAAAAAGCAACGAAAATGGAACAACGAAAAAGAGGCCGAAAACGATTGGGGAAAATGAAACGGTACCATAACGTGATGCTACGGTTCAACGATACGGAATATGAAGGATTGAGGAAAATCTGCGAATCCTATGACTTGGATATTTCGGAAAGAGGAACGATAAGTCCGTTGTTGAGAAGATTGGTTTTGCACAGCGAAGCAGAGGAAAAGGATAGGCTTCCCGATACTTCAAATCTTGCCTATCATGTCAACAAGATAGGAAACAACATCAACCAATTGGTCAAGATAGCCCACCACAAGAACCTGAGAAGTCCGAACAGTAGTTTACAAAATGAAATACAGAAGACCAATGAACTGCTGCATAACCTTATAGAAATTACAATAATGGAACAAACAAGTTGATAGCAAAGATCAGTTATGGAGAAACCTGTCAGGGGACATTGAACTATGTCTTCGGAAAAGAAGGTATGCGCGTACTCGGTTACGGCAACACATTTTCCCAAAGCATATCGCCAAAGTTTTTCGGGAGCGTGCTGCACTTTCAGGGACAGCGCAACGCCACCAAGAACCGCTATGCCCATATCAGCCTGAACCTTCCCCATAGCGAACACCTTGATGACGGTACGTTTTTTAAAATCTCCGAAGAATACATGCAAGAAATGGGCTATGGGGAACAGCCCTATGTAGTGGTACGGCATAATGATACCAAGCACGAACACGTCCATATCGTATCCACTATCGTAAAAGAAGATGGAAAAGTGCTCGAAATCTTCAATAGCCATAGAAGGAGCATGGCTACACGGCAGCACCTGGAAAAGAAATACCGCCTGTCAAAGGCACCGACGACAAAACAGAAAAGACAACTCCCGATATACCGATTGCCCGAACTACAGTTCGGTATGGATGTGGAAAAAGGAACGAAGTTCTATTTACAGGATGTACTGAACGGCATCAACCAAAAGTATAAGGTGCGGAGTTTCGAGGAACTGGCGAAACTTGTTAAGCCCTATCATATCGAATTAAGAACCACCACAAGCGAAACGGGAAGGATAGGAGTAGCCTATGGCCTGAACAACCAAAAAGGCTATCGGACAAGGTTCATAAACGGGTCCGCCGTACACCGAAAGTTGAGCGGCCCGAAACTGCAAAAGGTCTTCGATACACATTCCAAATCCAAAATGTTGCCCATGCACCGCAAAAGGCTATTAAAACAGATCGAGACCACCTATGGTCTTTTCAAAACCATCCAGCCGAGGGAACTGGAAAATGTCCTGAAGGAGTATCAATGCATCGACATAAAATGGGAGGAAAGCCAAGACGCCATCGAGGGTTACACCATCTATGACAAATCGGGGTATGTGTTCACAGAAAGGGAGTTGAGCCCGAACATTAGAATGCAGAACCGTTTGGATATTTTTGGGAACGTTAACGAACCCACGAAAATCGATACCGAAGGTAAACAGTTCAAATTGGAAATCCAAAAAGTGATAAAAGAGGCATTGACCACATCGTATCTGAAATCCCAGAAACAGAACGGGTTGCTCTCGGAACATATCATGACCAGGAATTTCTGCAATATCGTTCCGAGCTTGATGGTTTCAAATAACCATAATTTTTTGGAAGGATATTTCCCAACAAATCAGAGAAAAGAATTCAGGAAAGCGGTAGAAGATGCGTTTCCTATGGTCAGGGAAAGGTTATGCGAATTGGAAACGAAAAAGGAAAAGGAAGCCTTGGAAAACAAGTTCCAACTTATCGGTGATGTACTAAAAAAAGAAATTTTCGAGGTGGGTACAAAAGAGGGAAGCGTTCGTCTTCTGTTCCAATCCTTGGGCGTAAAGTACAATGAGAACAAATTGTCCTTCACCAATTCGAACAGGCATACGGTTCCTGTTCCGTTAGGACGTTTGCCTATCCCCGAGAATATGGAAAAATATGTATCCTCGGGATTCGTCCGTCAAAACCATTTGATGCTCCAAATGCTTTTGGAACGGTCTTCCGAAAACAGTCCCAAGTTGACGGCATTGGCCATTTTTCTGCCCATGATTTTTCCGAAACTTTATGAAAAAATGAACCCAGTTTACAAAAAACAATATGAAATGGTAGCCTTGGCTCCCTATATAAAGAATGCGGAACGGATGCATGCCCCGTTCGAAAAATCCCCGAAGGACTATATCGCCCTTTTCAATGCGAAAGGCTTCTATTTCGTAAAGGGAGAAAATGGATTTGAGGTAAAATCCATTTACACTGAGTACGAAACAAGTTACCCATTGTCGCAAAGGACAAGTCTTTATTTGAGTTCAATTCCCGATTTGACCACAACATTGAATAAACAAGGACCCATCATCCAAGGGTTGGTTCAAGATGGTCGGAACAACCTAAAGAACCTATGGGCGGGGCACCTCATGGAAAGGGGAGTCTACGATAAGGTCACTTTCATGCTAACGAGCGAAAAAGCCTACCCGAACCTGCATCGGGAGATGGTACAGCACCATATGGACAATGGGCTACGGCAGAGCCTTGTTCAAGTATCCGAAAGGCAATTCAGTATCCAGCAGAACCGAAGGCTCAGAAAAGGAGTTTATACCGTTAGTTCGTTGTTGGGCGTTGGCGGCAAGAAAACTGAAGAGGTCTTTAACGGTTTTAAGAATGAGATGACAGACTGGTCGAAATATAAACGTAAGAGTAGAGGATTTTCATTTTAAATTTTGTTTTTAGGCTTAGTTCCAAAAACTATTGTTTTATAAAAGATCTCATATTTTCTGACCATTTTTTCATCGATTGCATTACTGGCGGTTTACTACCCGAAGATAAACTGAGCGAAGTAGAAGAACTCAAGAAACAACCTGATAGCAAGGTTGAATTTAAGAGTGATGGTATCAATGACGCAACTGTATTGGCGGTAAACGATGTAGAAATCGCAATGGGCGGTCTAGGTAGTGATGTTGCCATTAAAACAGCGGATGCCATCATTCGGACCGACCAAGCGAGCAAGATTACAAGGGCGGTCAAAATATGCAATTACAGCAATGTTTAATTGTTCAGGTTCATTACCTTATTGAT contains the following coding sequences:
- a CDS encoding relaxase/mobilization nuclease domain-containing protein, which translates into the protein MIAKISYGETCQGTLNYVFGKEGMRVLGYGNTFSQSISPKFFGSVLHFQGQRNATKNRYAHISLNLPHSEHLDDGTFFKISEEYMQEMGYGEQPYVVVRHNDTKHEHVHIVSTIVKEDGKVLEIFNSHRRSMATRQHLEKKYRLSKAPTTKQKRQLPIYRLPELQFGMDVEKGTKFYLQDVLNGINQKYKVRSFEELAKLVKPYHIELRTTTSETGRIGVAYGLNNQKGYRTRFINGSAVHRKLSGPKLQKVFDTHSKSKMLPMHRKRLLKQIETTYGLFKTIQPRELENVLKEYQCIDIKWEESQDAIEGYTIYDKSGYVFTERELSPNIRMQNRLDIFGNVNEPTKIDTEGKQFKLEIQKVIKEALTTSYLKSQKQNGLLSEHIMTRNFCNIVPSLMVSNNHNFLEGYFPTNQRKEFRKAVEDAFPMVRERLCELETKKEKEALENKFQLIGDVLKKEIFEVGTKEGSVRLLFQSLGVKYNENKLSFTNSNRHTVPVPLGRLPIPENMEKYVSSGFVRQNHLMLQMLLERSSENSPKLTALAIFLPMIFPKLYEKMNPVYKKQYEMVALAPYIKNAERMHAPFEKSPKDYIALFNAKGFYFVKGENGFEVKSIYTEYETSYPLSQRTSLYLSSIPDLTTTLNKQGPIIQGLVQDGRNNLKNLWAGHLMERGVYDKVTFMLTSEKAYPNLHREMVQHHMDNGLRQSLVQVSERQFSIQQNRRLRKGVYTVSSLLGVGGKKTEEVFNGFKNEMTDWSKYKRKSRGFSF